The Streptomyces sp. NBC_01463 DNA window CGACACTCAACGTTTCTGCCGGCGCCGGAGCCGACGCGGACACGGGTGCGGACCTCGGTTCCGCCCCGGTCGCGTCACCATGGACGACTCCTGGCGGCGGGAGCGCGGCGCCCTCGACGGGCCCGGCCTCCCGGACCGCCCCACCGCGCAGCGGAAGGTTCGCCGTGACCTCGCGGCACCGCACTCGTCGTCCCGCACCCGTTCTCCGCCGCAGGGCACACAGGTCCCGCCCCTGCGCCCCGGTCCGCGCGGAAACCGTCTCCTACCGTTCGGCTCTCCGGACACCCGGCGCGACGGCGTTCTTCCTGGCCGCGATGCCGGCCCGGGTCGGGGTCGCCATGGCCGGCCTCGGTCTCGTCCGGCTGGTCCATGCCGCGACGGGATCCTTCGCCGTGGCCGGCCTGGTCACCGGCTCGTTCGCCGTGGCCGAGACCCTGGCGGGTCCGCAGTCGGCCCGTCTCATGGACCGGTTCGGCCAGCCACGCGTCCTCGTCCCCCTCCTGTGCGCCCACGCCGGGGCACTGGCCGCCCTGGTCGCGCTGGTGCTGACGGCCGCCCCCACGGTGTCGCTGATGGCGGCCGCCCTCGCCGCCGGGGCGACCGTCCCGCCGTTCGGTGCGCTCTCCGCCGCCCGCTGGTCGGCCCTGCTGCACGGCCGCCCCGAACTCACCCCGGCCTTCGCACTGGAAGCGCTCAGCAATGACGCCGCCTTCCTTCTGGGCCCCGCCCTCGCGGTGCTGACGGCGACGTACCTGCACCCGGCCGCGGGCACGGTGCTGGCGGGAACGCTCGTCGTCGGTGCCGGACTTGTCTTCGCGGCGCTGCGGGGGACGGCTCCTGCGCCGACGGCGGCGGCCCGGAACCGTACGTCCACGGCACGAGGCACGAGAGGCGCCCTTCTCACCCGGAGCTTCGGCACGCTCCTGGCGGTCAACCTGGCCCTGGGGGTCTTCTTCGGCTCCATGCAGGTCTCGGTGAGCGCCTTCGCCGAGGTCCATCACGCCGCCGCGGCCGCCGGGGTGCTGTACGGACTGATGAGCGCGGCGAGTCTGCTGTCGGGCCTGGTCTACGGGCGGTTCCGCCGGCGCACACCACCCGCGGCCCAGCTCCCCCTGATCCTGACGCTCCTGGCCGCCGCGTCGATGCTGCCGCTGCTGGCGGGCGCCCCCTGGCAGCTCGCCCTCACCCTGCTGCTCCCCGGTGCGGGCGTCGCGCCGTGCATCATCGTCTCCTCGATGCTCGTCGAGTCGGTCGTGGACCGGTCGGTCCTGACCCAGGCCTTCACCTGGACGAACTCCGCAAGCGCCGCGGGCATCGCCGCGTCCGCCGCCGTGGCCGGCCGGCTCGTCGACGGTCCCGGCGGTGCCAGGGCGGGCTTCGCCGTCCCCCTCATCGCCCTGACCGCGACGGCGGTCCTGGTCCGGTCCGGCCGCCACGCCCTCATGCGGGCCGGTCGGCCGGCCCCGCCGCCCGCTGATGCATGGCCAGCCACACCCGGTCCCGGGTGACGGGCATCTCGGTGAAGCGGATGCCCGTGGCGTCGTACAGCGCGTTGGCGAAGGCGGGTGCCACCGGGTTGAAGGGGCTCTCGCTCATCGACTTGGCGCCGAGCGGCCCGATCGCGTCGGTCGTCTCCATGAAGTGGACCTCGGTGCGCGGCACGTCCGCGTACTGCGGGAGGCGGTAGCGCCGGAAGGCCGCCGTGGTCACCTCGCCGCGCTCGTCGAGCCGTACGGTCTCGAAGAGCGTGGCGCCCAGGGCCTGGGCGACGCCGCCCTCGATCTGCCCGCGGCACTGGAGCGGGTTCATCACCTTGCCGGCGTCGGCGGCGTGGACACTGCGGAGGATTTTCATCTCGCCCGTGTCCGGGTCGACCGCGATCCGGAACCACTGGGCGTTGAACGCGACCGAGCGCGGGCTGCCGCCCCAGTGGCCCTCCGCCGTGAGCTCGTCCTGCGCCCCCGCAGCGCAGGCCGCCTCGTGGAGTTCCTTCAGGGTGACGGTCCGGCCGGCGCAGTCCACCGCGTCGGCCCCGAGCGTGCACAGATGACGGGCCACTCCCGTGTGCCGGGCCGCGAACGTGGTGATCCGCCCGGCCAGGGACTCCGCGGCGAGCAGGACCGCCTTGCCGGCCACGACCGTACCGGCCGAGCCGAAGGCGCCGGTGTCGTGGCGGACGACGTCCGTGTCGGACTGGCGGATGACCGTCCGGTCGACGGTGGTGTTCAGCGCCCCCGCGGTGATCTGCTTGTGGACGGTGGTGGTGCCGTTGCCGAACTCCGCCGTGCCGACGGCGATGTCGTACGTCCCGTCGGTGAGGAGAGTGACGGTCGCGTCGGCGTAGTGCCCGCCCGGCGGACCGGTGGCGATCATCGCCATGGCCGCGCCCTGGCCGGTCAGCCATCCCTCCGGCACCTCCTCCGTGCTCCGGTCCTCCGCGATGGCGTCGCGGACGATCGACAGGCACTGGGCCAGCCCGTACGAGGCGATGTGCAGGTCCTCCTCCTCACCGATCGGACTGGCCATGGAGTCGCCGGGGCCGATGATGTTCTTCTCCCGGAAGGCGAGCGGGTCCATGCCCAGGCGACGGGCCATCTCGTCCATGGCGGACTCGACGGCGAAGGTGACCTGCCCCAGTCCGTAGCCCCGGAAGGCGCCCGCGGGAACGCCGTTGGTGTAGACGGAGTAGGCGTCCACCTTCTTGTGCGGGGCCCGGTAGACGGCGAAGGACTCGCCGACGCTGTGGAACATGACGGCGGGACCGTGATTGCCGTACGCCCCGGTGTTGGAGACCACCCGCATCCGGATCGCGGTCAGCGTGCCGTCGGCGCGGGCGCCCAGCTTGATGCGGATGGTGAACGGGTGGCGGGTGGTGGCACCGTAGAACTGCTCGGCGCGGGTGTACTCCAGCTTGACGGGGCGGTGCAGCCTGAGCGCGGCGAGGACGACGATGTCCTCGGTCAGCATCTCCTGCTTGCCGCCGAAGCCGCCGCCCACCCGGCCCGCGACCACCCGGACCTCGTCCTCCGGGAGCCCGTACAGCGCGCACAGGGCGCGCCGGGTCAGGAACGGGGTCTGGGTGCTGGATCGGACGGTGAGCCGCTCGCCCGTGCCGTCCTCCTTCGGCTCGAAGGAGGCGACGCAGCCGTGCGTCTCCAGGCTGGCGTGCTGGACCCGCTGGGTGCGGAAGGTCTCCTCGTAAACGACTGCCGCCTCGGCGAAGCCGTCGCCCACACAGCCGATCTCGCCGTGGACCTCACCGGCCACGTTGTTCTCGACGCGGGCGATCCGCGCCTCCTTCCCCTTGCCCGCGTGG harbors:
- a CDS encoding MFS transporter, whose product is MPARVGVAMAGLGLVRLVHAATGSFAVAGLVTGSFAVAETLAGPQSARLMDRFGQPRVLVPLLCAHAGALAALVALVLTAAPTVSLMAAALAAGATVPPFGALSAARWSALLHGRPELTPAFALEALSNDAAFLLGPALAVLTATYLHPAAGTVLAGTLVVGAGLVFAALRGTAPAPTAAARNRTSTARGTRGALLTRSFGTLLAVNLALGVFFGSMQVSVSAFAEVHHAAAAAGVLYGLMSAASLLSGLVYGRFRRRTPPAAQLPLILTLLAAASMLPLLAGAPWQLALTLLLPGAGVAPCIIVSSMLVESVVDRSVLTQAFTWTNSASAAGIAASAAVAGRLVDGPGGARAGFAVPLIALTATAVLVRSGRHALMRAGRPAPPPADAWPATPGPG
- a CDS encoding molybdopterin-dependent oxidoreductase; translated protein: MSFGIQVNDQPFDSEPRPGQCLRTYLRERGWFGVKKGCDAGDCGACTVHVDGEPVHSCLYPAVRAEGRSVTTVEGLAGRDGELHPVQQKFLDAQGFQCGFCTAGFLMTTAALEQEKGTAHDDGKLDDLPRAFKGNICRCTGYRAIEDAVRGVKHTERPCAGQAVGKSLGAPAGPQVVTGTARYTFDIDVPGLLHMKLLRSPHPHARILAIDTTAALRVPGVHAVLTHEDAPATLYSSARHEHPTEDPDDTRVLDDTVRYVGQRVAAVVADSEQAAEEGCRRIDVTYEQLLYVTDPEEAMRTGAPVIHAGKGKEARIARVENNVAGEVHGEIGCVGDGFAEAAVVYEETFRTQRVQHASLETHGCVASFEPKEDGTGERLTVRSSTQTPFLTRRALCALYGLPEDEVRVVAGRVGGGFGGKQEMLTEDIVVLAALRLHRPVKLEYTRAEQFYGATTRHPFTIRIKLGARADGTLTAIRMRVVSNTGAYGNHGPAVMFHSVGESFAVYRAPHKKVDAYSVYTNGVPAGAFRGYGLGQVTFAVESAMDEMARRLGMDPLAFREKNIIGPGDSMASPIGEEEDLHIASYGLAQCLSIVRDAIAEDRSTEEVPEGWLTGQGAAMAMIATGPPGGHYADATVTLLTDGTYDIAVGTAEFGNGTTTVHKQITAGALNTTVDRTVIRQSDTDVVRHDTGAFGSAGTVVAGKAVLLAAESLAGRITTFAARHTGVARHLCTLGADAVDCAGRTVTLKELHEAACAAGAQDELTAEGHWGGSPRSVAFNAQWFRIAVDPDTGEMKILRSVHAADAGKVMNPLQCRGQIEGGVAQALGATLFETVRLDERGEVTTAAFRRYRLPQYADVPRTEVHFMETTDAIGPLGAKSMSESPFNPVAPAFANALYDATGIRFTEMPVTRDRVWLAMHQRAAGPADRPA